A single genomic interval of Mustelus asterias chromosome 25, sMusAst1.hap1.1, whole genome shotgun sequence harbors:
- the LOC144511682 gene encoding adenosine receptor A1-like yields MSDSAASWDVLDVVYIAVEVLIAVASVLGNVLVCWAVRINRALRDTTFCFIVSLALADIGVGALAIPVAITISLGLRTHFYSCLFITCILITLTQSSILSLLAIAVDRYLRARIPTRYRIIVTQKRAWIAVGICWFASILIGLTPMFGWHNRSNGVVQKEEVNSSYKYIKCNFTKVIRMDYMVFFNFFGWVLLPLVIMFGLYIEIFCIIRKQLNKTTNATDSRRYFGKELKLAKSLALVLFLFAACWIPLHILNVIWYFYPQYNVPKLALCIGIFMSHANSAVNPVIYAFKIKKFRKSFLQIWNKYVLCKKDNLNMYSLDGHFTENNGSI; encoded by the exons ATGTCAGACTCGGCTGCCTCCTGGGATGTGCTGGATGTGGTCTACATTGCTGTGGAGGTGCTGATCGCAGTGGCCTCGGTGCTGGGCAATGTGCTGGTGTGCTGGGCAGTCAGGATAAACCGAGCCCTCAGGGACACTACCTTCTGCTTCATCGTGTCCCTGGCCCTGGCTGACATCGGCGTGGGGGCTTTGGCCATCCCCGTGGCCATCACCATCAGCCTGGGTTTGAGGACCCATTTCTACAGCTGCCTCTTTATAACCTGCATCCTAATAACATTGACGCAAAGCTCCATCCTCTCCCTCTTGGCTATTGCTGTGGATCGTTACCTGCGAGCCAGGATCCCTACCAG GTATAGGATTATTGTTACACAAAAGAGAGCTTGGATTGCTGTTGGAATCTGCTGGTTTGCATCAATATTGATTGGGCTAACTCCAATGTTTGGCTGGCACAACAGAAGCAATGGCGTGGTGCAAAAGGAGGAAGTGAATTCCAGCTACAAGTACATCAAATGCAATTTTACAAAGGTGATCAGAATGGATTACATGGTGTTCTTTAATTTCTTTGGGTGGGTGCTCTTGCCTTTGGTCATCATGTTTGGCCTGTATATTGAAATATTTTGTATAATTAGGAAGCAACTGAATAAGACTACCAATGCTACGGACTCGAGAAGATATTTCGGGAAAGAGCTCAAACTCGCAAAATCCCTGGCTTTAGTTTTATTCCTGTTTGCTGCCTGCTGGATCCCTTTGCACATTCTAAATGTTATTTGGTATTTTTACCCCCAGTATAATGTCCCAAAACTTGCTTTGTGCATTGGAATATTTATGTCCCATGCAAATTCAGCAGTGAATCCAGTGATATATGCTTTTAAGATAAAGAAATTCAGGAAATCATTCCTTCAGATTTGGAATAAATATGTTTTATGCAAAAAAGACAATCTAAACATGTATAGTTTGGATGGTCATTTCACTGAAAACAATGGCAGCATTTGA